In Parabacteroides timonensis, the genomic stretch AGGGCACAGCACAATGCCAGCTTCTGCTTCATCCCTCCCGATAGCTTTCCGGCTTTCCGTTTCTTGAACGGTTCGATCTGCACATAGATGTCGCGCACCAGTTCATAGTTTTCTTTTACTGTCGTATTGAATACGGTTGCAAAGAAATTCAGGTTCTCCTCGACGGACAGATCCTGGTAGAGCGAAAAGCGTCCCGGCATATAACCAACTATCGTACGGATCTTCTTATAATCGCGCACTACATCCAGACCGCAAACCGTCGCCGTCCCTTTATCTGCCAGCAACAAGGTAGTCAGTATACGGAACAAAGAAGTCTTACCGGCACCGTCAGGTCCGATCAGTCCGAAGAGTTCTCCGGAATGAATATCGAGGGTGATATCCTGCAAGGCCTCCACGTCGCCGTAGTTCTTGGATATACTGTCTATTTTTACTTCGTTCGTACCCATTAGTTTCCTATTCTCTATTCTCAATTAAACACCGTTTCCCCGTACTGCCCGATCTTCAGATAGCCGTCATTCTTCACGGCGATCTTGATGGCATAGACCAGATTGGCCCGTTCGTCTTTGGTCTGGATGCCTTTCGGGGTAAACTCCGACTTATCCGATATCCAAGTGATAGTGCCCGGATACTCCCGGCGGTCGCTTTCGCCATAGTCGGCAAAGACACGGACAGCCTGTCCCTGTTTCAATGTAGAAAGCTGGTCGGCCGTGATATAGGCACGGAGATAGAGCAGGTCGGTATCCGCTATTTTATATAAAGGCTTACCGGCAGCCGTCACTTCGCCTGGTTCGGCATACTTCACCAGGACAGTTCCGGCCTGAGGATTTACGATCCGGCTTTTCTGCAACTGGTCGTCCAATTGCATAATCTGGTAAAGGATGCTTTCGGCTTCCGCGTCGGCACCTCCGGTCGTTTTGTTCAGGGTCGAATATTGTGCATCCAGTTGTTTCTGCAAATATTTGATATTGTTTACGATATCGTCTACCTGCTTTTGGTTGCCGGCCTTGGCTTTAACCAGGTTCTCCATACGCTGCTGCTCGGTACGGGCGGTAGCGATCTGTTGTTCGAGGGCGGCGATCTGTTTACGGATATCCGGTTTACGTACGTCTACGGAACGCAAGCCGGCAGCCAACTGCATCTTCTTCAGATACAATTGCGTACTATCCACATAGCCTAACATAGCTCCGGCATCGAGGCGGTCGCCCTCCTCTATATTCAGTTCCATGATCTTTCCGTTAGCTTCGGACGATACCAGTATTTCGGTCGCCTCAAAGGTTCCGGTGGCATCGAAGTTATTGTCTCCCCTGTTACATGCAGCCAGACAGAACAACCCTGTCGTGATAATTGCAAAAGAAGCCAGTCGTTTCATATTCTCTTTCATGATTAATTCTGATTATTCGTTGTTTGTCGTGTACATATAATTATAGACAGCATTCAGGTGCTGGATACGGTGGGCGGCGGCAGACTGTTTAGCCAGGTCTTCCGCATTGATCTCTCGGATCAGGTCGGTGACAGAAATCACGCCGTTCGCCAACTTCACTTCCGCAGCATTCTTGATGCTGGTACGCAGTCGGATTATTTCATCATCCGCCTTCATCAGGTCGGCCATCTTCTGTATCTCCGTATTCTGTTGCATCAGTTGCAGCGAGGTATTGAACAGGAATGTTTCACGCTGAACTTCTATTTGTTGAAGATTGGTCGACACCTTACGGCGGTCGTTCTTCAAGGTATATAGCTTACCCATATTCCAGGAAAGGCGTACACCTGCAATATAGAAGGGATTAAAGCTATCCTCCAACATATTCAACCCCGGCCGACCGTATCCTCCCTGCACGAATGCACCGATGCGAGGCATCAGGCCACTGGTGATCTGTTTGTTCTGAACCTCCAATAAACGGCTTCTGGCATCCAGTGCCCGCAGTTCGGGGCGATCGATCTCAGCCGACAACGGATTACCCGGCACAGCAGGAATCTCCAATACCCTATCTTTATCATAAGGCTTCCCAATCAATGCACTCAACATCCTGCCAAAAGCCACCCGCGATGCTTTCAATTCGATCTCCTTCTGGCGGGCATTCAATAATTCCACCTCCATACTTTCGCAATCTGACTGGTTGGCCACGCCGTTTTCCATCATCGCCGTTATCCGGTCGATATTGATTTGCAACTCTTTTTGAAGCAATGCATTCTGGCGGATCAGTTCTTCCTGGAGCAGACAACCGAAATAAAGCTGGTTCACGCGGTCGTTCAAGGTATAAAGATCGCTTTCCAATTGTTCCCGGTCTGCGGCGGCCTGCGCTTTCGTCAGTTGCCGGGTGGTATGGATAGTTCCGCCATCCCATATATTCTGGTTCACCTCGGCCAGTACCTGATACTGGTCTTTACTTAAGGTCGGGATATCGAGTCCCGGCATAACAGCCGACAGTTTTTCAGTGTCGAAAGGAAGCTGGGTTACTTCACTCTGATAGGTTGCTTTCGCATTTACTGTCAGTTGGGGCAACCATCCTTTTCCTGCGTTCGACAGGTTGTATTGCTCCGTCTGTCCGATCAGTCCATACTGGCGTATCTGGGGATAGTTGGCACGGGCCCATTCATAACATTGTGCCAGTGTAACCGTCTCCTGCCCTTTCGCAATCCCCGACAGCAGGGGAAAGCATAAGAATAAGATCATGTAAATCCGTTTCATTGAGGTATCTGTTTATTCGGTGTATTATTATCCGGACTCAACAACCGGATCATTATATCGGTAACGAACGGGATACGTTCCTGTAAAAAAGCTTCGTATTTATCAGTATCCCCTTCCATAAAAACAGCCGTAAACGGGTTTCTCACCAACATGGGAAAAACCAGCAGGCTTATCAATGTTGTTGCAATATAATATACCGGAAGTTTCTTCATCAGCCCTTTCTCCATCTCGTCCTCCATTTGCTGGCGCATACGAACAATCGGTTCCACCCGTCCGGGGTTCTTCAGGATAGAATGATAGATATGCTCCGGCGCACGCTGTAATTCATTAATAACAAAAATCGGGAATAAAGGGTTTCGCTGTAATGTCTTTACATATTGGTCGATAATTTTAGGCAACTTCTCCATAAAAGAAGTATGTTCATCGATGATCGCTCCCAGGTTGGGAAGCAACGCATCTATCAACTGGTCGAAGATTGCATCGAACAACATCTCTTTGGTTCGATAATAATAATGTAAGGCGGTACGTCCGATACCGGCTTCGGTAGCCACGTCACCCATCTTGGTCGCTTCATATCCTTTCATCACAAAGACTTGCTTGGCTGCTTCCAGGATACGTTCTTCCATCGTGTTTACTTCTTCTGTACTCATTGTATATCTTGTTTTTACTTCATTTGTCACCACTGTCTGTCTATTATGTCTGACATTATTGTTTGACAGATATGTCAAAAGTAGTATAAAAAAATAAGGATGCAACTACTGCACCCTTATTTTAATATCTTTTATACAATGAAGGAAAGCTTATTTTATCTTTCTTTCCGCTACACCTTCGAAGGTCATCTTTACAGGATTGATATATCCGTTCTTGTCGAAAGTCATCTTATCGATACAAGTCGCCCTATGGTCGCGTCCCGTATCGTTCAGCGGACGGCGATGGTAAACGATATAATAATCTTCCGAATTCGGCACATGCATAATGGAATGATGGCCTGCACTGGTCGCTACCGTCGAATCCTGCTCGAGAATCTTGGCTATCCGGTTAAACGGTCCGAAAGGAGAATCGGCAATCGCATAAGCGACACAATAGTCGGGGCCGCCCCAGCCGCCTTCGCTCCACATAAAGTAGTATTTTCCATCCTTCTTCAACATGAACGGGCCTTCCACGTAGTTCTCCGGCGTTATTTCCTTATAGATAGTTCCGTCTTCAAACGGCACCAGTCCGGTAAAGTCGTCATTCAACTGTACTACGTTGCAATGTCCCCAACCGCCATAATACATATAATAGTTATCGCCATCCTTATAAACGAACTGGTCGATAGGCTGTGCCCCGTTCACAATTTCGTTGATCAACGGTTTACCCAGTAAGTCCTTGTACGGACCTTCCGGCCGGTCGCTGACAGCAACACCGATACCGCCTATTTCACCTTCGTGCACATCGTTCGCACTAAAGAAGAAATAATACTTCCCATCCTTACTGATGACAGACGGCGCCCACATGGCACGCTTCGCCCATTTCACCTCGGTCGTATCCAGGATGGAAGAATGCTTCGTCCAGTTCACCAGGTCTTTAGAAGAGAAACAGTCGAAGAAAGTCTGATTCTCGTATAGATCACTCCAGGTGGGGTAAATCCAATAAGTATCATCATAGATAATACCTTCGGGATCGGCATACCATTTTTCAAACACAGGGTTGCCGCTCATCGCCACCTCTTTAGACTGCTGTTTCTGTTGTCCGCAAGCCGACATCAGGGCAGCGGCACAAACAGCAATAACACAACTTTTATTCATATACATTAGATTTATAAAATAGTCTTAGTCTCCGTACTTCTTGGCCAGACCACCTTCGGAAGTTTCCTTATACAGACTGGGCAGGTCGTTACCCGTCTGACGCATCACTTCCACTACCTGGTCGAAGCTCACCCGGTGTTTACCGTCAGAGAAGTTCGAGAAGGTATTCGCATCCAGTGCACGTGCGGCAGCAAATGCATTACGCTCGATGCAAGGTATCTGTACCAATCCGCAAACCGGGTCGCAAGTCAGGCCCAGGTGATGTTCCAACCCCATCTCAGCAGCATACTCGATCTGTGCGGGTGTTCCACCGAACAACTGGCTGGCAGCGGCCGCAGCCATTGCACAGGCTACTCCCACCTCACCCTGGCAACCAACTTCAGCACCGGATACCGATGCATTCGTACGGACCACATTACCGAACAGTCCGGCAGTAGCCAAAGCACGCAGGATACGCGAATCGCGGAAGTCGCGGGTATCTTTCAGGTGATACAATACAGCCGGCAACACGCCACAGGAGCCGCAGGTAGGGGCCGTCACGATCCTTCCCCCACTAGCATTCTCTTCGGAGACGGCCAAAGCAAAAGCGTATACCATGCCGCGGCTTTTGATGCTGCTGCCGTATCCTTTGGCACGGATCAGGTAGTCGGAAGCCTTACGGCGTATACCCAGGCCACCCGGCAGGATACCTTCTGCTTCCAAACCGTTGAGCACAGCCTGTTGCATCACTTCCCATACCTCGGCCAGATAATCCCATATCTGCGGGCCTTCGCATTGCTCCACATACTCCCAGTAAGAATGTCCTGTCTTTTCGCACCAAGCCTGAATATCCTTGATGGTACTCATTTCGTAGACTTTGGCAGTCTTCAACTCGTTAAAAGTCTCGTTGGCAAGCGTACCGCCACCGATACTGTAAACTGTCCATGCTTCCAGCCTCTCGTCTTTATCGTTGAACGACTCAAACAGCATCCCGTTCGGGTGGAACGGCAGGAATGTTTTAGGTTCCCAAGTAATATTCGTCGGAGCCACGGGTTGCAGCACTTCCAGAATGCCGGCATCCGTCATGTGACCCTTTCCGGTAGCAGCCAGGCTACCATACAACGTTACATTGAAACGTGCAGCCTGTTGGTTGCGTTCCAAAAACATCCGCGAAGCACGTATCGGCCCCATCGTGTGGCTACTCGACGGGCCATGGCCGATCCGGTATATCTGTTTGATAGATTCCATTTTTCAGTTTCTCCTGTTTTTTGTGTTTTTAAACTTTAAGAAATATATTACGTTTATAAAGCCACCACAAAATTACATAAATAACCAATATGTTTGACAAGCTAATCAAAAAGGAATAATAATTCCCCATATATTGCTGAAACCCATAAAACAAGGACTCGCCCAAACAGCTGAAATTAACGACATTAGCCAGCATATACGCCACGATAGAGTTCATTCCGTACACTTTCAACCAGGTAATATTTTTATTATATCCCTTATAATCGATCAGATAATAGAACAATCCCATCAACAGGAAACAGTAACCGCTGCTGACCAGTACCATAGAACTTGTCCATATCGTTTTAATAACCGGCATCTGCAATCCCCATAACCATCCGGCTGCCACCATAGCTGCTCCGGCCCCGAAATACCATTTCAGTTTATACACATCGCTCGTTTTATCCTTGGCAATATAGCCGGCAAACAATCCGGTCAATACGGTTACACCGAAGTTCAAACTGCTCAGTATCCAGGTATAATGATACCCCGGAGAAAAGACCACTTCGCCATCCACCACTTTTGCTCCATCCCGGAAACGTCCCAGCACGGCACGGTCTACCCATTCCGCCAGGTTTCCTTCGGGTGTATAATTACCGCCTCCGTAACTGCCGACCGTGATAAACTGCATCGCAGCCCAGTAAACAAGCAATAAGGCGACCGCCACACCGATCTGTGTACGACGACTTGCATAAAGAAACAATACGGCAGTGATCAGGTATCCCGCCGCAATAGACTGCAACGTATTCGAATATAAATAGATACGATCCGGATCGAGGCCGAGCAGGTTACCCTGGCACATCATACCGAATATCCAAAGCAACAGGATACGTTTACCCAACCGTCGGAAAAGAGCTTTCTTGTCGGAAACTCCTTTAAAACGGGATAAGGCAAACGGCATAGACGCCCCCGACATAAACAGGAATAACGGCATGATCAAATCCCAGGGAGAAAAGCCCACCCAGGCTTCATGGCTAAATAGCCACATACTACTGTGCAACCATTCCACATCGGCCGCACGGGCCAGTGAATGTGCCAACGGGCCTAAAGCCACCAGAAAGAAAAGATCGAAACCGCGAAGGGCGTCAAGCGACTCCAGCCGCTTATAAGTAGTTTTTTCCATTTGATAATTATTTTAGACTTTTAAGAAAATACGTTGACGATAGAGGAAATAAAGGAAGCCCCAACAGACAGCGATATAGGCGATCGCCCCGAACAGAGGTTGAGCCGCTTCCGGTGTCAGTCCGATCAGTCCGCCGAAGATGGCATTCG encodes the following:
- a CDS encoding HlyD family secretion protein, whose translation is MKRLASFAIITTGLFCLAACNRGDNNFDATGTFEATEILVSSEANGKIMELNIEEGDRLDAGAMLGYVDSTQLYLKKMQLAAGLRSVDVRKPDIRKQIAALEQQIATARTEQQRMENLVKAKAGNQKQVDDIVNNIKYLQKQLDAQYSTLNKTTGGADAEAESILYQIMQLDDQLQKSRIVNPQAGTVLVKYAEPGEVTAAGKPLYKIADTDLLYLRAYITADQLSTLKQGQAVRVFADYGESDRREYPGTITWISDKSEFTPKGIQTKDERANLVYAIKIAVKNDGYLKIGQYGETVFN
- a CDS encoding TolC family protein yields the protein MKRIYMILFLCFPLLSGIAKGQETVTLAQCYEWARANYPQIRQYGLIGQTEQYNLSNAGKGWLPQLTVNAKATYQSEVTQLPFDTEKLSAVMPGLDIPTLSKDQYQVLAEVNQNIWDGGTIHTTRQLTKAQAAADREQLESDLYTLNDRVNQLYFGCLLQEELIRQNALLQKELQINIDRITAMMENGVANQSDCESMEVELLNARQKEIELKASRVAFGRMLSALIGKPYDKDRVLEIPAVPGNPLSAEIDRPELRALDARSRLLEVQNKQITSGLMPRIGAFVQGGYGRPGLNMLEDSFNPFYIAGVRLSWNMGKLYTLKNDRRKVSTNLQQIEVQRETFLFNTSLQLMQQNTEIQKMADLMKADDEIIRLRTSIKNAAEVKLANGVISVTDLIREINAEDLAKQSAAAHRIQHLNAVYNYMYTTNNE
- a CDS encoding TetR/AcrR family transcriptional regulator — protein: MSTEEVNTMEERILEAAKQVFVMKGYEATKMGDVATEAGIGRTALHYYYRTKEMLFDAIFDQLIDALLPNLGAIIDEHTSFMEKLPKIIDQYVKTLQRNPLFPIFVINELQRAPEHIYHSILKNPGRVEPIVRMRQQMEDEMEKGLMKKLPVYYIATTLISLLVFPMLVRNPFTAVFMEGDTDKYEAFLQERIPFVTDIMIRLLSPDNNTPNKQIPQ
- a CDS encoding glycoside hydrolase family 43 protein, translating into MSACGQQKQQSKEVAMSGNPVFEKWYADPEGIIYDDTYWIYPTWSDLYENQTFFDCFSSKDLVNWTKHSSILDTTEVKWAKRAMWAPSVISKDGKYYFFFSANDVHEGEIGGIGVAVSDRPEGPYKDLLGKPLINEIVNGAQPIDQFVYKDGDNYYMYYGGWGHCNVVQLNDDFTGLVPFEDGTIYKEITPENYVEGPFMLKKDGKYYFMWSEGGWGGPDYCVAYAIADSPFGPFNRIAKILEQDSTVATSAGHHSIMHVPNSEDYYIVYHRRPLNDTGRDHRATCIDKMTFDKNGYINPVKMTFEGVAERKIK
- a CDS encoding L-serine ammonia-lyase, with amino-acid sequence MESIKQIYRIGHGPSSSHTMGPIRASRMFLERNQQAARFNVTLYGSLAATGKGHMTDAGILEVLQPVAPTNITWEPKTFLPFHPNGMLFESFNDKDERLEAWTVYSIGGGTLANETFNELKTAKVYEMSTIKDIQAWCEKTGHSYWEYVEQCEGPQIWDYLAEVWEVMQQAVLNGLEAEGILPGGLGIRRKASDYLIRAKGYGSSIKSRGMVYAFALAVSEENASGGRIVTAPTCGSCGVLPAVLYHLKDTRDFRDSRILRALATAGLFGNVVRTNASVSGAEVGCQGEVGVACAMAAAAASQLFGGTPAQIEYAAEMGLEHHLGLTCDPVCGLVQIPCIERNAFAAARALDANTFSNFSDGKHRVSFDQVVEVMRQTGNDLPSLYKETSEGGLAKKYGD
- a CDS encoding acyltransferase family protein codes for the protein MEKTTYKRLESLDALRGFDLFFLVALGPLAHSLARAADVEWLHSSMWLFSHEAWVGFSPWDLIMPLFLFMSGASMPFALSRFKGVSDKKALFRRLGKRILLLWIFGMMCQGNLLGLDPDRIYLYSNTLQSIAAGYLITAVLFLYASRRTQIGVAVALLLVYWAAMQFITVGSYGGGNYTPEGNLAEWVDRAVLGRFRDGAKVVDGEVVFSPGYHYTWILSSLNFGVTVLTGLFAGYIAKDKTSDVYKLKWYFGAGAAMVAAGWLWGLQMPVIKTIWTSSMVLVSSGYCFLLMGLFYYLIDYKGYNKNITWLKVYGMNSIVAYMLANVVNFSCLGESLFYGFQQYMGNYYSFLISLSNILVIYVILWWLYKRNIFLKV